A stretch of DNA from Oreochromis aureus strain Israel breed Guangdong linkage group 23, ZZ_aureus, whole genome shotgun sequence:
AGAGTCTGAAGACaatgaagagaggaggaggctctTTGTCTTTGCTGGCTCCTTTGAGGTGGCATCTTCACACTGTTCCTGCAGCAGGGCCTCAAGGCTGGTCCAAACCTCTTCTCGCTCTCCCCTTGCAAGACACTTTAAATCCTTAAATCGTGGGTCAAGCACAGTAGCTATCTTGAGCCACTGATGGTTGAGTGTATCTACATGTTGGATAGGTCCTTTGTGAAGTCACTCTTAAATTTCACCATGTAGTTTCAGTCATCATCAGAGACCTCCATGGTGTGATGCAGGTGGCAGAAAGCAGATAAAAACCAAGTCTCAAAGTTTTTTGACAATCCCCCCCAAAACAGAAAGGATGCATCATTTTTCTCCTGGGTGTAGATGCATGAAAGTCATGAAAAGTCTTCAGTAAACTTTCTACGCACTGTTCTTGAGTTAATGCAGCACTCAGCATCCGCTCTGTGATTTTACGTACACTATCACTTCGTGGCTGATTCATTGTCGCTTCCAGTCACTTCCATGTTGTTATAGAACAGCTAACAGTTGATTTTGGAATATTTAATAGTGAGGAAATTTCATGAgtggacttgttgcacaggtggaaTCCTATCACAGCACCACGCTggagttctccaggcttctttcacaaatgtctgTAGAACAGTGTAAATGCATGGGTGCTTGATTTTAAACACCTGTGGACATGGAAGTGATTGAACACCTAAATTCAATAACTCTGAAGGGTGAGTGAATTATTTCCACTTTTCTGTGATGTGTTCTGTAGTGCTCATTGTGTCTGCTGTTGGTCCTGAGTGTGAACACACAAATGATTTCCTGCAATCTTTGTTCTCTCCGGTGCCCTGGTTCAAGgtttttttcacacacacaataagTCTCATTTGTCATTATTTATCATATTTACCGTGCACTGTGCAGCTGGTAACTGCAACACAGAGCAATTTTGTTTCGAGCACAGCGAGCTGATTAGTGACAAGCAAAAGCAAGGAAATATGTTGTAGGAGGTCATCCTACGGCTGTAGTGCCACCTAGTGGAACAAAGTGCAAACAAAGGCAGTTGGTGTGGCTCACCAAGGAAACCTTCCCAACAAATCTCAATGGATACATTCACGAATCAAGAATTCCTTCTTAATGTCCACAACAAAAATTGAACTACAGCTTATCAAAGGGCAACCCCCCAAGTATAACTACCCCATGAGTAGTTATACTTGTATACTTATACAGCAACAATATTGTAGTACAACCCAATATCCGCCAATCGGCAAGAAAAgtaagacaggaaaaaaatgatCTATTTAACAGAACACTTCACAGATCAAAGATGCTTTTATTATTTGgagatcactttttggcacaacactgggatttcttttttttttaattatcaggaggaggccccaggacacgctggagagattacatttAATGAAATACAACTGCATCTCTTGGCTGACCTGGTCTGGGCTTGTCTGCCACCTTCACTTCAGATAGTGGaggaaaaattgtttttttaattttacatgtGTGTTCAGTATatgtaaaacaaacagttttacgTGCAGCTGTGCATGTGCTGCCAATCAAAAGCATCCATCTGATCATCTGTTTGataaaaaacaatttttgtAGAAATCTGAAATAAACCAAGAGACAAACAAGCAGATTGACTTTGTGAAATTTATTTACCTTTGAAAATGTGTCAGTCAGCAGTACAGTGAGAATAACAGCAGTCTGCATGTGTTTAGACTGACAAACTGTAAGTCTGAAAATTGCTGTCTTTATGTGTGGAAAGGTAACTGATATCAACAGATGGTGTACCTGCAAAACTACATGGAGACAATATGGAGTGTTTTGCACAGAGAAAAAGCAAAAGCTTCAAATGTCTCTTTACACTTTCTGATAAGCAGTGAAATGtttgcagataaaaaaaaacattaaaacattattaaAACAATACTTGACGAGCACCAGGATGGTCTTACATCACTAAGGTGATAAATATTCCTGGTCTGAGTAACTGAACACAAATGTATGTGTTGGTTTTTTAACAATACACGTAGTAATAAATTGAGCATAACATGTTCACAGTGAACAAACAGAGACCTTCAGCTGCCATTTTCTGCAATTTCGGGTGGAAAAGTGTTGTTATTTACAAAAGCACAGTGCAGTTTTCACTGTAGTTGTCTCTGGTAGTATCAATTTAATCaatgaaatcaatttaatcaaaGTTATTGATGAGAAAGGTTCATGTTAGCCACTCATGCTCATTTTCACAGTTCGCATTTCAAGTAACTTAATGTTTAAATATCTGacaaaacaccaaaacatgACTTTTATAAACAGCACCATTTCAAAgatatacaaaaaaataaataaacagcacaaagtactgaaataaaaaatgttacattCTGGCATAATGAACTGACACTCCTCAGGAGGTGTCTGCCTTCTGCCACTGAGTGTCTGAGTGTCCCTTCATTTGACTGAAAACGGTCCACTTCTAatagtaaaaacaaaaccattttagcttcactgtgttaatattgctgaataaaaatatttttgaacaaAGAACAATAGCTTAGACAAACCAAAGACAGGGTTTGATGAATTAGAAAGAAAGTAGAAAAGTAAAAGGTAAGTTGGAAAGAATTGAAATGTGACAATATCCTgaagagtgaaaaagaaatgagCAACTTTGCGAGTGCAGTCTGGCAGGATGAAGACAGACTTACTCCTGAGTGTTTCTTGTTTCAGTTGTAATTCACCACGAGCTCTCTGTGTGTGACAGACAACAGATTTAAGAACAGTTGAATATGTAAATATGCTGTAATATCAGCAGACGAGAACCTGCTTTGAGATCACTTTTTATACCTGACAAAGATGAGTGCAGCAACACAGAGCACCAACACCACAGACGACAGGATGACTGAAATCCTGATTCCTTTGAGAAAAACAAGAGACAGAAGGATATAATAATGTGAACAACTatcaaatgacaaaaaaaaatttaacataaaaactggctttaaaaacacaaatgttaACACACCTAAATTTCTCTGATTAGATCCTGACTTCTTATCCAAATctggaaaaagaaacacaaacattagAATCACACAGTAATCATTAATTTATAAATCAGTGACGTTGAAACAATttctcaccatcatcatcatcatcatcagaaatCATCACCATCACCTCTCTGTGAGGAGCAGAGAGCACTCGTGCTGCACATCCCAcctgtgtgctgtgtttacGTGAACCTGAGAGCACAGCTGTAGTGGTGACAGTGAATGTAGCGTTggtgttggacacactgacagtgTTGTACTGTGAGAAGTTGAGGCCTTGCTGTGAGACACTGAGTGTTACAGTGGGAGCAGGTCGACCAGTGGCTGAACAGGAAACAACCCACTCTTCAGTAGAGTTTGagtctctgacatcaacaacagGTTCATGCAGCTCTGTGAAGGATCAGGAAATATGTTATAAGGACCATGTTGTCAAGAATAAACCAGCTTCTGGTGCATTTAATCACATTAAGGTAAAAGTTCTTACCATAGACTTGGAGGCAGGGTTTACCTGTGAAGGAGCCTTCAGGATAAGTGTTAaaccaaggttattatcgttaacgaaaactaacgaaataacgaataaaaaacattttcgttaacggaaataaaaataaaaacgagaCTTTGcaataaaaggaaaactaactaaaactgaaatgaccgttcacaaaactaactaaaattaactgaatttatagagaaaatgtgtttagttttcgttgatgtgtgcgtgtcatacGTTAGTCTAGGGTGAGAATGAAGTGTATTTTCCAGGTTATGTTCTTGCTGTGCTTTATTATGCCTGCAGGTGGCAAGTACCTCAGTCGGGTCGTCTGTGTTGCCGCTCCGTCCACgagtccaatttgggattactttgaatatgactgtgttttggataaagcaagtgtcttgtagtggaacgagacaaattatgagggaccTTTCTAAAGGGaaagaaatcccacaaaccttaaagtgcacttgaaaagctcacacaagaaggctaacctagcttacctggagaaggtaagggagcacactcaaccctcatccccagaaacagaagctaacaccaggcaaggcagcgtgatgcatcccgagacaacaggactgggatatctacataactgtgtgagtcaattgccttaacacccggtgctgcaagagttaatagtctcattggggccaagatatacattttatagttgcctggtatcaacggttgttcatctgcctttatttatttatttaaagaacccataggtgggaatgtgagttgtctgtctctgcgtgttagccctgcgacagacaggcgagctgtccagggtgcagggtatggtagctggaatagcaacatacccaaggataagcagaagagaatgactgatatgatgaaactgggattttgttacactttattgcgaacacaactaaaactataactgaaactaatcaaaactaaactgaaactaaggattttcaaaaaaataaaactaaactaaactagcaaacaattggtaaaaactaattaaaactaatataaaattgaaaatctgaagtcaaaacgaaataaaaataaaaactaatgaaaattgcaaaactattaaaaccctgtgTTAAACAGACAGTGATAGCAGCCTTCATCCTGCTCCATCACATTCCTGATGACTATGGAGCAGTTCTGTAGTTCAGTATGTTTAAACTTAAATTTATCAGTAAAGCCATCATTCACTCTCTGACCAAACTGCTTGTTGTAGGTGGCAACATTCTTCTCTCTATCATGTGAGATTTTCTGCCATGTGACTTGAACGACGTCTTTAGCCTCCAAGAGCTGACAGCTGAATTCAGCATCTTCTCCCACTGCTGCCAGCACagtctgctgtgtttggatcactGCTGTTAGAGCTGTGGGAGATATAGATCAAGCTGTGAGGCACTTTAAATATAATGTTCAAGTCCAACTTGCTGACACATGAGGTCCAGTGTTACTGGCTATCCCAGTTCCTGCAACACACACTTTTACCTTCAGTCTCACACTGACACTCTGCCTAAACAAATCTGGTAACAGTGTTATTGCAACAGGAATCAGAGTTGCTTCCAGCTGGTTCAGGTTTTTTAGTTCTACTGCAACACCCCGAACACAACCATagaggtgcacacacacatgtgcagatCATACCCTTTTTAGACACAAGGCAAGATTTTCAGGTTACATAATATATTAGATGTAAAATTCATCTCGATGTCTCCATAGACAGACTTATAATTATGCCCAGGAatgtaaaaagcaaacaaacaaaaaacagcctgtttagaaaaaataggCTGTTTTGAGCTTCATTGTTAGCGCCCAAGGTCAAATTTGACTTACCATATTGGGTAACATATCATATGAAAGGGCAGTTAAAGTACATACGTACAATAGTATGTAATGCTTAGAGGTCAAACATCAAAGATCAAGgtcaaactttcttttttcagtttgcagTTTAGGAAAATCTCCAAATTTTAAAGCTAAACCAATAAATTACTCACTGGGGGACATATGCACTTTCTTTGTTTgagttctttaaaaaacaattgtTAAAACAACATTATCAATTCACAATGACTATTATAAAAATTCATATGTTACACTTGAATTCAGCATTAACAATTCTCACATTACCATGtttgataaataataaattgtgTGGATTATGGCATGAACCTGTGCAAACATTTTCAGACAAATGTCACTCAGGGCATCATTAGCCATCAAGTCGGGTACACTTCTTTAGATTGTAAGCTGACATAGGCTAATATCACAACTTCCACGTTGTCCCTGTGCCGGTTGACACCAACAATAAGCTGCATTAccttattactttttcaaacTATGACATTCACATATTGAAAATTGATTCAGAGTGAGATTTTAACACTGTCGGTGGTTGTACTTGTCACAACATAATCTAAATTCTCAGCTCACCTTAGTGACCTCTactctataaaaataaaagtcaattcTATAAAAAGGTCTAACTCACATACTGTCATTaatatgcagttttttttctcacctttgTCAAAGGCTCCAGAAATGAAAACAGcaagaaaataatataaaactcCAAAGAAGAACATTTCATTGACACGCCATTCATTTAAACTCCAGGTTCCTGCTTCTGCATTTCCTTGAGTTTGATCCAATCAAATGCGTACAGCTCGCGTGGAGTCACGTTACTCAACATTTCACGTTCACGTCACTTCCAGCTCTGAAAGTCGGAGCAGCTCCACCACCATCTCTCAGTTCGCTGTCCAAACGGAGATGTGAACGCACTTGGGGACAATAAATTACGCTTAAAGTGTTTCGTTCTGACAGAGTGGGCTTTCCACCCACCCCATTAATGCTCCTGTTCAGTCTTTCAAGAGACTACCTGCATGTCTCTGGACAGGGATGATCTGTGCGTTGGTCGAGTGCTGATTGATTGACAAGTGGACGGGAATAGAGTGAAAGCGGAGTTTACCAGGAGCGGCAGAAGCACAGAAATCTTAAATAATAACAAGACAGGATTAAAAGCACAGACAGCGGCTGCACTGAACACGTTTCAATGTTCGTAACTTTCGATTTCTCTTCAGATCTTTGTCTGTTAGAACTTCACTCTGGCTGATGGGTCAAGAGCAGCACAATCCTACAGACTGCACACACGTGAAACCCCAATTACCAttcaaacattttaattgtttttttgtttgtttgtttgttttttttttagattttttttcccataaaTATCTGCAGTTACAAGTTGTTCAGCTGTTCAACTGTCTGATTTTTACACGCGACTTTTGCTACTCTTCTCCTACATCTGATCTGTGCTGAGATTCATTTGTAATCTAAAGCTCATTAACCCGAGCTTCTCATGCTCGGTGTACATGTATACCACCAGGTGGCGTACTCAGTCTTCGTCACATTAGTTGGCTGGTAGTGATGGGTGCGCGATGCAGGGCAGGTTCAGTCACAGATCACAGTACATTCACCATATGCTTGTTGTAGGGacgtgtttatgtttttcagtaGTTGCCATAGGTCGCTAGTATTGGCACTTTGTATAAAATAACATGTTAACTGAACAGTTGTGACTGCTCAGCCTATGGTTCAACAGCAAACTCTTATATCAGTTGGCagagaggaaacaaaaaaatctcACTGTATAGGAGTCAGTGGCTTATCATATACAACAGCTGCAACAGCATGAAAggcaataacaataataacaataataacaacagccTGGAACTACAGCAAGACATCACCTTCTTGTAGTTCCTTCTAGCTACATTGGTACTTTAACACATATTCAGAGTGTCGAGGCAGACTAGAAAAATATGGTTGATGGAAGAATGGTCAGTTTACTCACTTTACTGTATCACACTGGAGCATTTATGAAATGTTAATAAGCAGAGTAACCATCTACAGATACCTCTGTCTCCTAAGCCTGGTCACCATAAATAAGGAGGCACGTCTCTCTGCAGCAGTCTGTTCTGAACGTAACCACGGtgatttgttttacattttgtcatgttactgcctcattcagttcattttcacCTTGAAACTCTACACAATACGCCAGAGTGACAAAGTGAAAATGTTTGCTTGTAATTCttgcaaatttattaaaaagaaaaccaaaactataacacacacataactaTTCACAGATGTTGCCATGACACTGGAAGTTGAGCTCAGGTGTATCCTGTTGCCAGTGATCATCTGGCAGATGTTTCTATATGTGTGATAAATTCAGTTGAAttggacaggatttctaaagGCACACACCGGTCTCTATAAGCTCACATAGGTGACAGAGAACAAACCAAGCCATGAAGTCCAAGGAATTGTTTGTATATCTCTGAGACGGGATTGTAGGAAAGTGTGCAGAAAAATGTGTGCAGTATTGAAGGTCCCAAGAAGCACATGGCAACACACCTGGACTTTACCAAAAGGCAAGGACTCTCAGCACATGAGAAACAAACTTTTCTGGTCTGATGAAACAAACATGGAACTCTTTGGCCTGAATGCCAAGCATCATGTCTGGAGGAAACCAATACCATCCCTATAGTGAACGCAATTCCTAATGAACGAAGCCTTAGCTTGATGCTCtcaacttctttttttgtttttgtgtccaATAATAAACATATAATGTGAAAAGATCCCCAATAAATTACCTTATATGTGGTGACATCCAAAAGTGGGGATCTATTAATGTGTTTtcaaaaacatttcctgtggaaatttttaaataaatcaaggTTCACACAACTAGGTTTTCTTTGTGAGCTTGATTTACCTTTGCAAAGAGGTCAAACAGCAGTGCAGTGAATAAACTGTTGCATTAGATTTCATTTCAGCAACACGAGCAGCTTGTTTGTTGATTTTCACAATTCTCACTTAAAATCACTTGATGTCAAAATATTTGACAAACAAGACAAAATGTCACCTTTTATGAACAACAGTTTTTCctaataataaagaaatatacAAACATACAAATATACAAAGTATTGAAATTAAAAGTGCATTTTCCCCCAAAAAAGCTGAGTTCAGTAACAAAGACCGACtaaataaatgactgaaatCCTGATTCCTTCGAGACAAACAGTGGAAAGAAGGATATAATAATCTGAACAGCTATTAAATGACAAaacactgaacataaaaactgGCTTTAATAACacagatgttaaaagacctACATTTCGTGATTAGATCCTGATTTCTCATCCAAACCTGGAAAAAGTAACACAAATGTTAGAATCACAGCATAATCATCAATTTATGAATCAATTACTTTAAAAGAGTTTCTAAACATCATCATCAGGAATTTTCACAGTCACTTCTCTCTGATAGTGACAATTTGCATTTATTAAGAaccaagaaactgacctcacagcatgagtggtgctggtttcagtcattgtggaaatgtactgtttataaggttggggaaacctgcagtcagctgagactgaagaattCACTGAgtaacaaaacatttctcccaccgAAAACTTTACATCCAGatcaacagaatcaactttttgggaccGAGAAAGAGTTAAAGGAAAGAAAGTTTTGGCACTGCGCTCAAAGCTTTGAGTCTGCATTTTCTGCTCCTCAGTAATTCTGCAGTTTTTATGAAACAGAGCAGAACTGAAGATGAAGCCTCGGGGTCAAGGAGGAGAGCCAcaataaaagacacacacagacaatcaAGTGAGTTTTTACAGTGACTCAACTTCTTTCAGATATGTATACACATTTAGAAATCGGTCCATGATGAACAAAAACTggagtcaaacacacacaaacctctgCAACACTACAAATCAATTTCAtgtagtttttccttctcaaaTTTTTTCCTTCTCAGCCTACAGCTGTCACGATGCTGCAATGTGACTCATATTAGAAGTGAGTTAGATTCATGTCTGAAACTTTTGGTACAGAATATTGACTTTAATAAAGGTCATGCAGGACGTAAAAAAGACCTGACTGTGAATAATGTTTTGTGATCTTCTACAAAGACTTCATGTTAATGGTGCAGGAGTTTCTAACAAAGCAGCCCGCCTCTGGATGAATCCTGAGCTgtcacatgtacacacacacacacacacacacacacacacacacacacacacacacacacacacacacacacacacacacacacacacacacacacacacacacacacaaatacaaacactgtTACATACCCTGGCTAGCCTCGTTTCCAGATTTCTGTATTTCAAGTGGAAGATTTTCTTTCTCAGTGTTCAACTGTTATAGTTTCacagatttttaaatattttgcaggTTGATCATGAAGATCCTAAAACTTTTGTTTCAGCTGTGAGATACTGATGCTGAAATAAACAGCCTGTGAGCCCAGAATTACTAACACACTAAATAACAGACAGGCAGCATAATTAGCCTCTACTTACTTCACTTAGTTGAGGCTTCATGTCTGATTTGCTGTAATGTATTCAAAGCATAAAGTAAAGAGGACAAAGCTGAATGGCACGGAAGGTTATGGTGTAAGGATAAAAGCAGTTTCCAGTTACGACATAAGTTAGGAGGAATAAGCAGAATAAGCCAATATTTATGTAATGCAACTTTTCGGTTCTGGTGTTTAGGTAAATCGATAAAtagataaacaaataaatagcaCAAAGCACTAAGAGTAAAATTGCAATGTACCATTATATTCATTCATATATCTAGCTATctatctttgtttctttgttcgACTGTCCTGTCTGGCAGCCTTTGCAAGCAGAATCATGAACTGAATGCTCtgttgtgccaaacacattTACTTTGCCAAGAGAAGATCTGTAAACTCTATAGGCTCctcttgttatttatttattgagttttgtttttattgtttttttctttttatgtgtttcattattattgttattattattatcgtgTAAATGTGCCATAGCTGAGAGGCGGgggagaagaaaagagaaaggaccaaaataaatagaaataataaGGATGAGAGCAACGGGTCATCAACTGCTGCATCTGTAACAAAACACAGCACgtgaaagacaaagaaaaatatgttacacaaagaaacacacaatattatgtctgtgtgtggtcTGTGTGGGAGTTTGTAAAGAAATGTAATTGACATTGAGGGTGAGAAGCTGCAACAACACTCCTGCTGTGGCCAGAGGAAGACAGGGAAAGAGATGTAATAGACATCAGATTAGAGGGGAAGAAAAAGGGAGCTCTAGAAGCAAGTTGGAAGATTTGAAATGTGACAACatgacagagtgaaaatgaCACAAATTTCCCCCACACAGCCCGCAGAGAACTGAAGACAGGAGCGCACATCCCAATGAAAACCACATGCCCACTCCAGCAGGAGACAGAGCCCTCACGGTCAAAGAGCTAGGGCCTTAGAAGACCAGAGGCAACCTTCAGCCGACCCTGCCAGAGGCCGGCCACCCCAGAGTGAGCCAAGGATGTGACCCCAGGCCCACCCAGAGTTAAGGCCCGGAAGGCATTCAAGAAGACAGACCACAGCGACCACCACCAATAACTAAAGGAACTGATCAGTGAGGCCCAGAGAGAATCCAATTCACCCAGGTTTTTATTAGAGGCCGAGATTCTTTCCAGACTAATGTGATGTAGAAGTACATTTCTATATTGAGTAACACATAAATTATTTTTGACCTTTCAGTTCATGAGGACAGTTTTCTTAGCAATGGTTAATGCAGTAAGAACTATGTGCAATATATTTGCTTCCATTTGTAATTCACTTACATCACCTAAAATACatagtttgtttgattttttgatGTAGCAACATGTGGACAGGTCTTCACAAATCCTGTACTAGAAACTCTTGAGAGACATACAGGACTGTGGCAGAGTGTGGTCTGTGGCTCCGCTGCAAAGGAGGGGCTGTGCCAGGGAGGCTGGCAGGGCTGCTGGAAGCAATTCAGTAACTATGTTCTCCCTattgtgagtacaagaaaataattattataatatgatgtgttaaatttgtttagatcagAGGAATAAGGAAGgatttgtctgtgtttcagtttggcttagctgtaggcctgagagtgtgtgtaattgtttagagataaaggaatttatggacactgggggtctgcctgtcataaaattcaattcaattcaattcaattttatttatatagcgccaaatcacaacaaaagtcgccttaaggcgctttatattgtacagtagatagcacaataataaatacagagaaaaacccaacaatcatatgaccccctatgagcaagcactttggcgacagtgggaaggaaaaactccctttaacaggaagaaacctccggcagaaccaggctcagggggcggccatctgctgcgaccggttggggtgagagaaggaaaacaggataaagagacatgctgtggaagagagacagagattaataacagatatgattcgatgcagagaggtctattaacacatagtgagtgagaaaggtgactggaaaggaaaaactcaatgcatcatgggaatccccggcagcctatgtctattgcaggataactaagggaggattcagggtcacctggtccagccctaactatatgctttagcaaaaaggaaagttttaagcctaatcttgaaagtagagatagtgtctgtctcccgaatccaaactggaagctggttccacagaagaggggcttgaaaactgaaggctctgcctcccattctacttttaaatactctaggaacaacaagtaggcctgcagtgtgagagcgaagtgctctaatagggtgatatggtactacaaggtcattaagataagatggggcctgattatttaagaccttgtatgtgaggagcaggattttgaattcaattctggatttaacaggaagccaatgaagggaagccaaaacaggggaaatctgctctctctttctagtccctgtcagtacccttgctgcagcattttggattaactgaaggcttttcagcgagtttttaggacatcctgataataatgaattacagtagtccagcctggaagtaatgaatgcatgcactagtttttcagcatcactctgagacaggatatttctaattttagagatgttgcataaatggaagaaagcagtcttacatatttgtttaatatgtgcgttgaaggacatgtcctggtcaaaatgactcaaggttcctcacagcattactggaggccaaggtaatgccatctagagtaagaatctggttagataccatatttctaag
This window harbors:
- the LOC116323129 gene encoding OX-2 membrane glycoprotein-like, translating into MFFFGVLYYFLAVFISGAFDKALTAVIQTQQTVLAAVGEDAEFSCQLLEAKDVVQVTWQKISHDREKNVATYNKQFGQRVNDGFTDKFKFKHTELQNCSIVIRNVMEQDEGCYHCLFNTYPEGSFTGKPCLQVYELHEPVVDVRDSNSTEEWVVSCSATGRPAPTVTLSVSQQGLNFSQYNTVSVSNTNATFTVTTTAVLSGSRKHSTQVGCAARVLSAPHREVMVMISDDDDDDDLDKKSGSNQRNLGIRISVILSSVVLVLCVAALIFVRELVVNYN